From the Candidatus Latescibacter sp. genome, the window TCCATCCGGCCAGGGTGTTCATGGGCGATACCGGGGCGCTTGCTCTCGGCGGAGCGCTCGGTACGATCGCCATATTGACCAAAACCGAGATTCTCCTGATTGTGATCGGGGGAGTATTTGTGCTGGAAGTTCTTTCAGTGATCCTGCAGGTAGGTTCGTACAAGCTCCGGAAAAAGCGGATTTTCAAAATGGCGCCTCTCCACCATCATTACGAGCTGAAAGGATGGGCGGAGGAAACGGTGGTGGTCAGGTTCTGGATTATCGGCATTCTTTTCGCACTCATTGCACTGACGACGTTTAAGATAAGATAATCCGGTTATGTCGTTAAGTAAGCACCATACAGTAAATGAGAGAAATTTAGTGCTTCTGTGTTTTTAAAGATCCCCCCTGCCTTCGGCATCCCCCCTTATTAAGGGGGGAATTTAGGGAGAGGGTTCTGTCATATCCTAATAAATGTTTACATATAGAAACTATTTTCTTGTTCCCCCTCAAAAGGGGGGTAGGGGGGATTAACCTTAATCGGATGATCACCTTAGCTTACTTAACGACATACCCGTTAAATCTTTTTTCTGTCTTCTGACTTCTTTTTTCAAAGGCGCCCGATGCGGGAACAACAATCCATAGATTTCTGGCTGCTCATACCGGCTGTTGTCCTGGCTGCGCTGGGCATAGTCATGGTCTACAGCTCGAGCATGTATTTTGCGATGGCCGAGAACGGCAGCAGCGCATTCTTTTTGAAAAAACAAGCCCTCTACATGGTCTTCAGCCTGCTTTCCATGATTCTCTGCACCAGCTTGAATTACCGCGGCTACGCCCGTATCGGAAAATACCTCCTCATAATCGGGTACATTCTGCTCGTGGTTCTTCTCGCTCAGAAATTTGTACACTATGTGCATTTCCATAAATGGGAAGTATACCGGTGGTTCAGGTTCGGATTCATGAGCTTTCAGCCTTCCGAAATAGTGAAACTCATTCTGGTCATCTATCTTGCAGGGACGATTGCGGCGATGGGGGAACGCATCCGGGATTTCAAAAAAGGATTTTTAAAGGTAACCGGAATCGTCATGCTCACTTTCTTCCTCATTTTTCTGGAGCCCAGTCTCAGCATGGCAATGCTTTCGCTCCTGGCGGGGTTCTATATCCTGTTCATCGGACGCGCCAGGCTGGCTCATATCATTCTCTGCTGCGTTCCGGCCATACTGTTAATCATTTACCTCGCTCTCACCAAGGAATATATGATGGACCGGATTATGGGATACCTCAATAATGATCCTTCCGTCTGGTCCCAGGTCAAACAGTCCATCATCGGCATCGGGAGCGGAGGTTTCTTCGGAGTGGGGTTGGGGAACAGCATTCAGAAATACTACTATCTCCCCGAGCGGCACACCGATTTTATCTTTTCCATCCTGGCGGAGGAATTGGGATTTGTGGGAACCAGCCTGGTGCTCATCCTGACTTTCTTATTTGTCTGGCGGGGTTTCAAAATCGCGAAGGAAGCGCCGGACACATTCGGATTTCTCCT encodes:
- a CDS encoding putative peptidoglycan glycosyltransferase FtsW — translated: MREQQSIDFWLLIPAVVLAALGIVMVYSSSMYFAMAENGSSAFFLKKQALYMVFSLLSMILCTSLNYRGYARIGKYLLIIGYILLVVLLAQKFVHYVHFHKWEVYRWFRFGFMSFQPSEIVKLILVIYLAGTIAAMGERIRDFKKGFLKVTGIVMLTFFLIFLEPSLSMAMLSLLAGFYILFIGRARLAHIILCCVPAILLIIYLALTKEYMMDRIMGYLNNDPSVWSQVKQSIIGIGSGGFFGVGLGNSIQKYYYLPERHTDFIFSILAEELGFVGTSLVLILTFLFVWRGFKIAKEAPDTFGFLLASGLSFMIGIQVFLNIGVAIGLLPTTGVTLPFVSYGGSSLLLSFAATGILLNISKQGSMERRLTREYGTRIHKRFPS